In Triticum aestivum cultivar Chinese Spring chromosome 5B, IWGSC CS RefSeq v2.1, whole genome shotgun sequence, the following proteins share a genomic window:
- the LOC123112296 gene encoding uncharacterized protein, whose product MPLPNQQPAAAAAAAIEHIYKPEDTSRFEPRLKVVNREKSELLHKIRDSYDRARERLAKATAFKEEIFLGAGLSFGLLDPTTNIIYNTLVASNLCDEKIQGVQDGNIAERSLDGLVAFLTFFFRYLANWEAVRYLLLADADLVYAMRLVVHDRCISPFNLNSDTSKSDVRTALMCAALASKHMDPHHLVHTWLSPIRPLQEAVQVINNDINKFSCDPLHHACWGPVMQMQPLDFAWKRAFDLPRLPSTTVQYRPYQSMKFVLLGLIHTFYLNALALLPAGELRSCYHHSMLKAGHCYGPFDPVSNIIINTIWYNTVSPPSQKLELDMISTMSLLRIEARSFYGLVSFLCTSGKKLYEAMRFLLISDCTLGKTQPFSNPLSDFGDENKKFHAFRAAGVAAWHPDPVAQAEFISKRSHTLIRHKINAPLDSADVDRITRKMFQGPPTPGNSLQHQSDPMPKLYKIPDEHTRVSKKVKAALASYALENRESTYDLHVICGVNHNVSGPEYCMDVDKPIFIYHHIHVNFLASQGGGDPKLFFAELSNDDAEDGGRKVLCCPVNFPKPRQEQIRCMYCDYEGTKIVHPAMEEFQFRGHDPEFQNMACGIDPYEDEPCPDGVMQFYTNYRIISISCGALDNVGAVDDDSDDGTDEEDDSDYISESESE is encoded by the exons ATGCCTCTCCCAAATCaacagccggcggcggcggcggcggcggcgatcgagCACATCTATAAGCCGGAGGACACTTCAAGGTTCGAGCCACGGCTCAAGGTTGTAAATCGGGAGAAATCGGAGCTTCTCCATAAGATCCGCGACTCGTATGATCGTGCCCGCGAGCGGCTCGCCAAGGCGACGGCATTCAAAGAGGAGATCTTCCTCGGCGCCGGCCTCTCCTTTGGCCTTCTCGATCCGACCACCAACATCATCTACAACACCCTCGTCGCCTCCAACCTCTGCGACGAGAAAATCCAGGGTGTTCAGGACGGGAACATAGCCGAGCGCTCCCTGGACGGCCTTGTCGCCTTCCTCACCTTCTTCTTCCGCTACCTCGCAAACTGGGAAGCCGTGcgctacctgctcctcgccgatgCGGACCTCGTCTACGCGATGCGCCTCGTTGTGCATGACCGGTGTATCTCTCCCTTCAACTTGAACTCTGATACCAGCAAGTCCGACGTACGCACTGCCCTCATGTGCGCTGCGCTGGCCTCTAAGCACATGGATCCCCACCACCTCGTCCACACCTGGCTGTCGCCGATTCGCCCTCTGCAAGAAGCCGTCCAGGTGATCAACAATGACATCAATAAATTCAGCTGTGACCCGCTGCATCATGCTTGCTGGGGCCCTGTCATGCAAATGCAACCCCTTGATTTCGCTTGGAAGCGCGCATTTGATCTCCCTCGGTTGCCATCCACCACCGTGCAGTATCGTCCTTATCAGTCCATGAAGTTTGTTCTCCTCGGGCTAATCCACACCTTCTACCTGAATGCACTTGCCCTCCTCCCGGCCGGTGAGCTCCGGTCTTGCTACCACCACAGCATGCTCAAGGCTGGCCACTGCTATGGCCCCTTCGACcctgtctccaacatcatcatcaacactaTCTGGTATAACACCGTCTCCCCGCCGAGCCAAAAACTTGAGCTTGATATGATCAGTACCATGAGTCTGTTACGCATTGAGGCTCGCTCCTTCTATGGCCTTGTTTCTTTCCTCTGCACTTCGGGCAAGAAACTCTATGAAGCCATGCGCTTCTTGCTCATTTCTGATTGCACTTTGGGAAAGACTCAGCCCTTTTCGAACCCTTTGTCTGACTTTGGGGATGAAAACAAAAAATTTCATGCCTTCAGGGCTGCCGGTGTGGCTGCTTGGCACCCCGACCCTGTCGCGCAAGCAGAATTTATTTCCAAACGCAGTCATACATTAATCCGTCATAAGATTAATGCTCCACTCGACTCTGCTGATGTTGACCGCATCACCAGAAAGATGTTTCAAGGACCTCCCACCCCTGGCAACTCACTGCAGCATCAATCCGATCCCATGCCCAAGCTATATAAAATTCCGGATGAGCATACAAGAGTCTCTAAGAAAGTCAAAGCAGCGCTGGCCTCATATGCACTGGAGAACAGA GAATCCACGTATGATCTTCATGTTATTTGTGGCGTCAACCATAATGTGTCTGGCCCTGAGTACTGTATGGATGTTGACAAACCCATTTTCATATATCATCACATTCATGTTAATTTTCTGGCAAGTCAAGGAGGTGGAGATCCAAAACTCTTCTTCGCTGAACTTAGCAATGACGATGCAGAGGACGGAGGTCGGAAGGTCTTGTGTTGTCCTGTGAATTTTCCCAAACCACGCCAAG AACAAATCCGCTGCATGTACTGTGATTATGAAGGGACTAAAATTGTGCACCCGGCTATGGAGGAATTCCAATTTAGAGGTCACGACCCAGAGTTTCAGAACATGGCCTGTGGTATAGATCCCTACGAAGACGAACCGTGTCCAGATGGTGTTATGCAGTTCTACACAAACTATAGAATCATCAGCATCTCGTGCGGGGCATTAGATAATGTGGGAGCAGTGGACGATGACTCTGATGACGGCACTGATGAGGAAGATGACAGCGATTATATTAGCGAATCTGAATCTGAGTAA